The following DNA comes from Mycobacteroides immunogenum.
TCCACATCGTCGGTACCCAGCCCGGCGATCTCGAACGCGCGCCTACCCGCCAGCCGGATGGCCGGTGAACGGTGCAGCTCGAGGCGCTCGCTGAGTGCGAAGGTGTCGTTGGCCTGAGCGCCAGCGAGCGGAAATATCCAGCGGTCCTTCGGAATTCGTAGCCGCTGCGCTGTTTCCAGTGAGGTAAGCAGCACTACCGCGCCTTGCTCCACCATGTTGTTGGAGTTCATCAGCTTGGTGTACGGAGAGCTGATCCATCGATTGTCGGGGCCGGGAGTGGCAATCTCCTCGGCGGTGTAGGCGTCGTTGGACCAGGCGTGCGGGTTGTTCACCGCCACCGCGTTGAAGCGTTGCCACAGCTGCGAAATCGCGGCGCGGTGCTCTGCGATGGAAGCACCGTTGGCGACGCGGATGGCCTGCTCGAACAGCGGATAGACGTGACCGGGAGAGATCAGCCCGATCGCGGTTTCGGCGCCACCGACCTGATCCATGCGACCGCCGAGAACTGTTGCCTCGGGTACGGATTCGTCCTGGCTGGTCCAGGTGGGCTGTACGCCGGTGGCCATCATTTTGTTGCGCGAACGCCACATCTCCGCACCACCGATGAGAACCACGTCGGCGTCCCCGGCGCGAATATCGGCGGCCGCGTTGTTGACCAGCAGCTGCGGTGAGTTGCCGCTGGCCCCGGTGTAGAAGGTGCGCTTGGGCACCGCCCCCAGTCGCTCACCGAGCAGCGCGCCCGGGTCGCGGTACTTCCAGGAGAAGATGTTCGCCACCGATATCGTGTCGATCGCGGCAAGCAGCTCGGCCGTACCCGCGTCCTCCGCCGCCAGACGTGCGGCCTGCTCCATGAGATCGATGGGCTCCGGGATCTCCGAGAACGGGGTGTCGGCGTCTGTCCGCTGGTTGACCTGTCCGGTTCCGACGAGGACCGGCGTGCGAGGGTCGAGGGCCATTTCCCGATGGTAACCAACCACCCGGTTGACCCCGGCAGGTCGTCCCGTTAGGTGGGCAGCTCGGGCCCAGCTCCTTCGATCTGATTGCCGGCCCCGCTCATGTCCTTGAGGTCGACGCCGGACCTGCCGATCTGCCGCGCTCCCGCCACCAGGGCGGCGACCACCTGTGCGGCCTGGTCATAGCCGAGCCCTTCGGGGGGATGAATGTTGGAAACGCAATTACGTTGCGCATCAGTACATCCGACGACGGGATTGTGCGTGAGATAGATCCCGACACTGTCCGCGACCGATAGACCCGGACGTTCCCCGATGAGCACCAGCACGGTGTCGACGCCGAGGGCCGCGCCGATGTGATCGCCCAGGGCCACCCGCGCCTGGGTCGCGATGACCAACGGGGCAAGCGAATACCCGCGAAGCCGCTGGTGCAGTGCCTGCAACAGCGGTACCCCGTGGTCGTCGAGAGCGCGCGGCGAGAGTCCGTCCGCCAGCACGATCCCGATATCGCCGCCGGATCCAGGCAGCACGTCAAGTGCGCCGTCGGCAGGGGCTCGCCCCAGGTCGGGCCGGCGCAGATATTCGGACCGATCTGCCGCGCGGCTGGTCACCAGTAGCGGCACGCCAAGCCCGAGGCCGTCGATCCGGCCCGCCAGCGCGGGTGCGTCCAGGGGCGTGTGTACCGCGTCGCGGGCGGCGGCATGCGCGGTACCGAACTCCAGCACTCGGGTGGTGGGCAGCGCATCGCCACTGCGCCCCAAACCGATCCGGGATTGCGTAGATCGCCGCAAGGTGTCCCAGATATTCTGCGCGGCTCCGTTGTTGGCGATATCGCTCATATCAGCGCCCGCAACGGGGAGTCGCTGACCGGAATCTCCCGCAGTCCGCCGTCGCGGTCCAGCATGCCCATGCGCTCGAGCCAGTCGTTGAACTCCGGGGCAGGTCGCAGCCCGAAGGTGCGGCGGGCGAAGAGCGCGTCGTGGAAGGACAGGCTCTGATACCCCAGCATGACGTCGTCGGCGCCGGGGACGGCGATGACAAACGCGACCCCCGCCGCGGTCAGCACGGTGAGCAGCACATCCATGTCATCGGAATCAGCTTCGGCGTGATTGGTGTAGCAGACATCCACGCCCATGGGCAGTCCGAGTAACTTGCCACAGAAGTGATCTTCCAGGCCGGCCCTGATGATCTGTTTTCCATCGTAAAGATATTCCGGCCCAATGAATCCCACGACGGTATTGACCAGGAGCGGCTGTACCTCACGTGCGACGGCGTAGGCCCGGGCCTCCAGGGTCTGCTGATCAACCGCGACGCCGCCCACTCCGAGATGCGCTCCCGCCGATAGCGCCGACCCCTGCCCCGTTTCCAGGTACATGACGTTGTTACCCACGGTGCCGCGTGCCAGCGAGCGCCCGGCTTCATTGGCCTCCCGCAGCAGCGCCAGGTTGACCCCGAAGCTTTCGTTGGCGCCTTCGGTGCCGGCGATCGACTGGAACACCAAGTCCACCGGGAGGTTTCGCTCGATCAGCTCGATCGTGGTGGTGACGTGTGCGAGCACGGACGACTGGGTGGGGATATCGAATCGCACACGGATGTCGTCGATGAGGCGCAGCAGATCTCCTGCGGCATGTGGGGAATCGGTCGCCGGGTTGATCCCGATGACGGCATCACCACACCCCAACAGCAGGCCATCGAGAGTGGCCGCCGCGATGCCCCGCACGTCGTCGGTGGGATGGTTGGGTTGCAACCGGGTCGCGAGTGTGCCGGGCAGCCCGATGGTGGTGCGGAAAGCACTGTGATTGCGCACCGCCGCACCGACCGCGATCAGGTCTTGATTGCGCATCAGCTTGCTCACCGCCGCGACCATCTCGGGCGTGAGCCCGGGCGATACCTCTTTGAGAGACTGTGCTCCATGGGGTTTGGTGATGGTTTCCAACAGCCAGTCCCGAAAATCGCCAACGGTCAGATGTGCGATGACGGCGAAGGCCGCGGCGTCATGACTGTCGATGATGAGCCTGGTGACCTCGTCGGTGTCGTACGGGACGATCTCCTCATTCAGGAACATCGCCAACGGCACCTCGGCGAGCACCCAGCGCGCCGCCGCACGCTCAGCATCCGATTGCGCCGCGCAGCCCGCCAGCTCGTCACCGGACCGCGGTGGCGAGGCCTTGGCGAGAACTTCAGCGAGCGACCCGAACTGGTAGGTGACCGGTCCGGCGATGTGACGAAAAGTGCTCATAATGTGCCTATTTCAGTTCGTTCTCGGCTTCGGTGAGCGCCGCGAACTCTTCGTCTGGCGAGTTCGCAACCAATGGCGACGGCTGTACAACCCAAAATACGCCATAAACAGCACGAACACATCAGATGCAGCGAACACAGGGTCGGGCGCCGAGATTCCTGCCGTGTTACGACCAGGCAACAAACCTCGCGGCCCGATGCCCGATCATCGCGATGGTGGCAGCCGGCCCTCGGCTCGGAATGGCAGGCAGGATCGACCCGTCGATGACAAAGAGCCCGTCAATTCCCCTGACACGACAGTATTTGTCGACAACGGCATACTTATCGTCGTCATTCCCTATCGGAGCCGTCCCGCACAAATGCTGCGAGGTGGACCACCGTGGGCCGCCAAAACGGCGACCGTACAGCTCCGACACCAAACGCACCCCGTTGCGCAGTCGATCCATATCGGCGGTCTCGCTGTCGTACCTGAGGTCGATGTACACCGGCGCCGCCGGGTCGGCCGATCGCAATTCGAGCCGGCCGCGACTCTGCGGCGTCATCAACGCCACACCGATCTGCCGGGCATCCACACCAGCGGCCCTAACCCCCGCCATCGCGGCGAATCCGGTTGTATAGGGCCGTATCTCAATGCCGGACTGCCGATCGGTATGGAGCACGGTGTCCAGCACCGGGTAGCCCTGTTGGCCAGCGTCACCGGTATCCAGCACCCATTCCGCATGGTCCATGATGCGGGTACCCACCCCGGGCAGATCCACAACGGGTTGTACCCCCACCGCCCGTAAATCGTCCGCGGGGCCGAGTCCGGACAGCAGTAGCAGCTTGGCGCTCTCAATCGCCCCAGCGCTCAGAATGATTCGATCAGCGGTCAGGGTCCTCACCGAACTCCCCACCGTCACCTGCACTCCGGTCACCCGCCCGCCACCGCTCAGCACCCGCAACACCCGGGTACCGGAATACACCGCGAGGTTGGGACGCCAGCCTGCGCTTTCCAGGTAGGCGCGCGCAGGTCCGACCCGCATTCCGCTGTCGATGTTGAGCGGGACCAATCCCACCCCGACACCGGCCGAGCCATTGAGATCGGCCACCACCGGATATCCGCGTTTGACCGCGTGATCCATCAATTCTCTTCCGGCGGCGCTCTGTTCGTGCCTGCGTCCGACAGGTATGGGCCCCGAAGACCCATGCAATGGATCGTCACGGAAGTCCCGGTCGGTCTCGATCGCCCGGAAGTCTTCGCGCACATCGGCCCAGGACCAGCCCGAAACTGACCATCCATCGAAGTCCGCGGGTCGGCCACGCACGAAGTAGCCGCCGTTGATCGCGCCCGAACCACCCACCACAGACCCACGCACCAGCTCGGCCTGATCCCCCGTGGAGGTCAGTGTCGCCCAGTAGTAGCTGGCGATCTGGCTGTCCGGGCCGATCGGCAGCCGGTATCCATCACGAACGCCATCCTCATCGGCCGATGACGCCGGTCCCGCCTCGACAAGTACCACGCGAAACGATGGATCCTCGGAAAGGCGCCCTGCCAGAATCGAACCCGCGCTGCCTGCACCTACGATGAGGGCATCGGCGTGGATCGGCCTGCTCAGGGCCGTAGTTCCGGTCGGAGCGCACCGAGATCACGCTCCTGCACCATCCCAGACCACAGCCCTATCCCATAGGCGATGTCGTCCAGGCGCTTCAGAAGTACGTACTCGATCAAACCGATGCGGTCATCGGGCGAGGCCGAACTGTCGTTGCGCTTCATCCAATCCACCACGCCGTCGACGATGGCGGCCACCAGGAGAACCTGACGGCTGCGGCGTGAGAGCGCGGCCGCCACCAACGCCAACGGCCAGTAGTGACGGCACAGTGCGGATGCGATCTGCAGCGCGGCTCCACCAACCCCTTGCGCGGCCACCCGAACCACATCGCGCGGCGGAGTGTCCACTCCCCGCAAGGTGCGTGCCACCCGCCCGGCCGCCAGCGCCGCCATGCCGACGGCAGCCAGATAGCCCATGCCCGAACCCACCGCGGCGAGCACCCAGACCAACAGCGTCCATCGGGAGATGACCATAGGCGCCACCTTGTCGGGGTGCCGGGTCGACAGCGGCGCCGCGCTCTTTCCGTAGAATGCCTTGCGCGCAAACCATTCCCGCAGAGTGAGTCGATGATCGTGAGCCACATGGGACACCGGCTCGTAGCGCAGCCGAGACCCCGCCTCGATCAGCCGCCAACACAGGTCCACATCCTCACCGCACTGCAGCGATTCATCGAATCCGCCGATCTCGTCGATCGCGGTCCGGCGCACCACTATGGCCGCACTGGGCACATACGACACCGGCCCGTACGGCACGACGGGCGCCTCCCGTAGGCCGAGGTCGAGCGAGGACCGTACCGCCTCGTATCGGGCAATAGCGTTGTCACTCAACACCAATCCCACGATCCTCGGTGCGACAAGGGCTACCGCCGGGTCACTGAAGTGCCCCAGGAGCGCCTCAAGCCAACCGCGTCTGGGCACCACATCGGAATCCAGGAACGCGACGAAGTCAGTGGTCGCGAGGCGCAGGCCTGTGTTGCGAGCCGCCGCCGGGCCCTGACTCTCGTCGTGACGCACTACCTCCACGTGACAATGCAAGCCCTCCAGATCGCTCTCCACGATCGGGATGGTGGACCCATCGTCAACGACGATCACCCGCATTCCGCGCAGCGCACGGAGCAGTCGACGCAGTCCGAATCCATTGTCACGACAGGGAATAACGACGGTGACATCGCGATAGCCAGGCCCACCGACCGGCCGGGGATGCGCAACGGTGGCATCGAGGAGCGTCCGCGCCAACTGGGCACTGGTGGCATCGCGGACCTCGAGCCGCCCGCCGGAAAGCAATGATCGGGCAGCGGGCGCCAAGCGCAGCAGCCGCGTCGGGGAACCGCCGAGCAGCGCCGACCCCTCATCGAGAACGCGAACTCGGCGGTCAACCTGCACCGCAAATCCATCGGGCAGGCGCTCCTGAGACGTAGGCATGGGCTGCGCCTGCTCGTCACTCGTGGTCATACCAGCCGCCCGTCGGCATCGGGTGTCCATCGCCGCACCGCCTCGGCACATCCTCGAGACATCGCCTCGAGCATCCGCGCACCGTCCTGACTGCTGGCGGTGGTCGGATCCCCAAGGACACCGATGGCACTGACCGCGGCCACACCACCTGCCCGCATCGGACCGATCAGCTCACGCAGCGGCGCCAGGTTTCCGGCCAAGACTTCCTCACGGCGCACTACATCTGGCGAAATATGCAGCAGCAGAGACGTTTCCACATGTCCGGCATGAGCGTCACCGCCCTGGACCGCGCACGCCCACCACGCCACATCACGCCCCTCCGAACGCAGTAGCCGAACCGCCGAGACCGCCGCCTCGATGTTTCCGCCATGACCGTTGACGAAGACGATCCGCCGGCACCACTGCGTAGCCGATCGCCCGTACTCCACCAGAAGCCGGCTGAGCACCTCGGTGCCGATCGAGATTGTTCCCGCAAAGGACTGGTGTTCCCCGCTCGCTCCGTACGCGATGGCCGGGGCGAGTGCGATGGGCCCCGCCCCCGAGTCCGCTGCCAGCTCCCCGATCGCAGCGGTTGCCACGGCACCGGCAATCCGGGTATCGGTATCCAACGGCAAGTGCGGACCGTGCTGCTCCGTGGAGCCAAGCGGAGTGAACAGAGTGGTGGCCTCGTCGGAGAGCTCCGGGGAGATGGCGGTGCTCAAGACAGTCGGAACAGCCACCCGCCGATGGTAGGCCGAATTCACTTCAAATGCATCCAAAGTTGGCGCACCTGACCAAGGTCTTTACATCCTTGCTGGCCGTCGGCCTATGCGGGGGGAGCTATTTCGCCCCGATTGTCACGCCAGCCCCTGCCGCCACACCGAGTGTGCCCGACACCCTGTTCAATTCGCGATGCGCCGAACTAGTGCCGCCCGAGGCCCCGGGCAAACCCTTCGGGGATCAAAAGATCATCTGGGGACAGCTCGTGCACAGATTTCTTTCCGAGCCCCATCAGCGCCGAGTCGATACCGCCACGCATGATGTCCAGAACGTTCTCGACACCCGCTTGGCCGGAGGCCGCCAGGCCCCACAGATACGCCCGCCCGATCATGACCGCACGGGCACCGAGCGCCAGTGCCTTGACCACATCGCTGCCCCGTCGGATGCCGCCGTCCAGCAGCACCTCGATCTCGTTTCCGACCGCCTGGGCAATGCCCGGCAGCGCGCGAATGGACGCCGGCGTGCCGTCCAGGTTGTTGCCCCCATGGTTCGAGACCGAAATGGCCGAAACACCGCAATCCACAGCGCGTTTGGCGTCATCTATGCGCATTACACCCTTGAGCATGAACGGACCGTCCCACTGCTCGCGCATCCAGCGCACATCGTCCCACGTGGGCGCCGGGGTTCCCATCCACTGCCCATAGGCATCGAAGAACGGCGGGCCGGCCTCGCCCCGCACCGCCTGGTTCGGCACCCGCAGGTCCGGGATGTTCATTCCTTTGCCGAACGACCACAGCCAGCCGGGCTTGGTGACCACTTCAGGGGCCAAGCGGATCATCGAGCGCAGGTTCATCTTCTCGGGGATGGCGGGACTTCCCCAGTCACGCCCATGCGAGAAGCTCCAGTCGAGTGTCGCGATAAGACCAACCGCACCAGCATCTTTGGCGCGCTGGATACGCTGCGCGACGTCGTCACGACCACCCAGCCAGTAGATCTGGAAGTGCGTCTTCGGGTTCGCCGCCACCACATCTTCGATGGGCTTACTGGCAAACGACGACAGCCCCATTGCCGTGCCGCGCGCCGCTGCCGCCCGTGCGACGGCGACCTCACCGTCGGGGTCGACGGCCTGCACCCCGGTGGGCGATATCATCACCGGTAGCGAAATTTCCTGCCCCAGAACAGTTGTCGACAACTCGCGGTCCGGCTGGATGCCGACGACGTGCGGCTCGAATCCCAACTCCCCAAACGCCTCGACATTGTCACTGACGGTCAGCCCCTTTTCACTGGCCGAAATCAGCGAGCTGTAGACGGACTTGGGCAGTCGTTTCTTGGCCCGCTGCTGAGCAATCGCGACCGTCTCGAACCAGGTGTTGCGGGCCATCTACCGTCCTGCTCGTAAATTGGAAAGGGGGTTCTCGTCGCACGCGCGAGAGGGTGGGCGCCGTGTCAGGGTCAGCGCGACCGGAGCGCGCTTGCTCGCCGAACGCGAATGGTCGCCACTGGGTTTGGGTACAACACGATCGGCGGCCAGGGCCGCCTCGCCGAAGCCCTGCACGCATTCCGGGTCGGGGCCGTCCATCGGGAGCCCGGTGAAGAACTTGGCCGCCATGCAACCGCCCCGGCAGCTGTCATAGTGTCCACAGCTACCGCAGGCGCCCGCCGACTGCGGCTCACGCAGCTCATTGAACAGCTGCGAATGCTTCCATACCTGGTCAAATCCACCGTCGGACACCACGTTTCCGGCACGGAAGCGGTCGTGGATAGCGAATGGGCAAGCATAGACATCGCCGACCGGATCGATCAGGCATACCACCCGGCCCGCGCCGCACATGTTGAGTCCCGGCAAACCACCGGACCCATCCCCATACGCCGAAAGGTGGAAGAAAGAATCTCCCGTGAGAACCCGCTCACCGTTGCGCACCAGCCAGTCGTACAACTGTCGCTGCTGCGCCGACGTGGGATGCAACTCGTCCCACACATCGGCACCGCGGCCCGACGGGCGCAGCCGCGTGATCCGTAGCGTCGCTCCGTATCTGGCTGCCAGCGCGGCGAATTCGTCGAGCTGGTCCACGTTGTGGCGGGTAACCACCACCGAAATCTTCGCGTCCTTGAATCCGGCGGCGGCCAGATTCTCCAGTGCACGTACCGCCATGTCGAACGAGCCCGCGCCGCGCACCGCGTCGTTCACCTCTGCGGTCGCACCGTCCAGCGAGATCTGTACGTCGACGTAGTCGCTCGCAGCCAACCGCGCCGCGACCTCCTCGGTGATACGCACGCCGTTGGTGGAGAATTTCACCCCGACATGGTGCTCGGTCGCGTAGTCGACAAGCTCCCAAAAGTCGGATCGCACAGTGGGTTCCCCGCCACCGATGTTTACGTAGAACACCTGCATGCGCTCGAGTTCGTCGATGATGTCCTTGCACTGTCGCGTCGACAACTCGCGCGGGTCACGCTTGCCCGACGAGGACAGGCAGTGGACGCAGGACAGGTTGCAGGCGTAGGTCAGCTCCCAGGTAAGGCAGATGGGAGCATCCAGTCCCTGCTCGAACTGATCGACCAGTTTCGGAGCCGCAACGGCGGCGACGTTGAGGCGGGGTACTGCGGGAGCGCTCATGAGGCGTCCTCTCGGGTCACGATCATCTTGGAATCCGCCAACACCGTCAGGGCCTGCTGATAAGCGGTGGCCTGACCGTCCGCGACACCGGCGGCCTGCCAGGCGCTCTCGGCACTGTGGTGATCAGCGAGGGACTGCACGATCTGCAGCAGAGTGCGGTTCTTCAGGAATGACAGCTTGCGGGTCCCAAAGTGATAGAGCAGCGCCCCGAACGGTTCCGGACGCAGCGACACCTGGGGATGCAACTGCCAGGGCCGTGTCCAGTCGAAACCTGCGGGCGCCTCGTCAACCATGGCGCTCATCGAGATGGGGCGTCTCAGTAGACGCCGCACATCCCGTCGATCGACACCTCTTCAACCAGTGATTCCTGCACCAGTTCGGTGTCGTTGCGCTGTCCGGCGACAGTGGTGGGCTCGGCCATCTTGTTCACTCCCTTGTGAGTCTGGACTGTGGCGACGGTCACGATAATAATGGCATCGAGTGCAGAAAAGAAAGAGGGTGCCGAGAAATGGCAGAGTTCTGGGCATGAGTGCGCAGCCGTCGCGCGTGGGACGACGCCCTTCGACAACCCGGGATGAGATCACCGCGGTGGCGATGGCGCTTTTCGCGCAGCACGGCTTCGACGGGGTGAGTGTCGATGACATCGCCGCGGCCGCCGGCATCGCCCGGCGCACGGTCTTTCGGTACTACAGCTCCAAGAACGCAATCGTGTGGGGAGACTTCGATTCCCACCTCGGCGTGATGCGCACGCTGCTGGAGGAGACTCCGGACACCGTCGATACCAGTAAAGCGTTGCGGCAGGCGGTCTTGACGTTCAACGACTTTCCAATGGACGAAACGCCGCGTCATCGCATGCGGATGCGGATGATCCTGGAAATCCCAGCGTTGCAGGCGTATTCGATGTTGATGTACACGGGATGGCGCGATGTGATCGCGCAGTTCGTGGCCAAACGCAGCGGCACAGATGCGAACTCGCTGTTGCCGCAGACCGTGGCCTGGACTCTGCTGGGGGTCGCGCTCGCGGCGTACGAACAGTGGCTCGCCGACGAGTCGTCACGGCTCACCACTCTGCTCGGCAGGGGCTTCGACGCCGCCGAGGCGGGCCTGCGCGTGCTGGGCTGACCGCGCTGTCGCTACTCCAGCACCTCGGCGATGGGTGTTCCCGCCGCGATCTTGGCCCGCATCTTCATCACCGGACCAGCCATGCCACAGCCCACGACGCCGGTCAGCACACCGTCGCGCTCCAGGTAAGCCAGGAACTTCCGACCATCATCGGAGATCAGGTGCACGGTGTCCGAACTCCCGAGGTGACCGAGCGACTGAATCTTGACGTCGTACTGGTCACTCCAAAAATAAGGCACCGCAACCGTATTCGCGGCCTGATCCTGCCCCAATAGCGCCGGTACCAGCGCGCGAACCTGATCCGCGACATTGCTCCAGTGCTCCACGCGGTTCGGGCGCCCCTCGGCATCGGCCCAGGCCGCCACATCTCCCAGCGCCCACACGTGCGGGGTGCCGGTACGGCCCACCGCATCGCACAGCACGCCGTTGTCCACGGCCACACCCGACCCGTCCAACCAATCGGTCGCGGGCCGACTGCCGATACCCAGCACCACCAGGTCGGCGTCCAGCCGCGTCCCATCCGACAGGGTGACCGCGGTGACTCGCCCCTCCCCCTCCACGCCTTGCACGCCGACACCCACCCGTACGTCCACACCCTCATGACGGTGTAACCGGGCCACCAGGTCCCCGAGCTGCTGGCCGATGGCCGCCAACAGCGGCGCCGGCTGAGGTTCCACCAAAACCACCTCAACACCGTTGGCCCGCAAGGTCGCCGCCACTTCGCAGCCGATGAACCCGGCCCCGACGATCACCGCACGCCGCGCACTGGCGGCGTCGGCACGCAGCGCGAAGCTGTCGTCGGCGGTACGCAACACATGGATGCCGGCCAGGTCGGGGAACGAGGGAATCCGGCGGGGCACCAGACCGGTCGCGATGATGACCTCGCCGTACTCGAGCGTGCTGCCGTCGCTGAGGGTGACGGTGCGCGCAGCAGGATCCAGGGTGGTCACCTCGGTATCGAGACGCAGCTCAATCTGCTTCTCGTCATAGAACTCTCGTGGCTTGAGTACCACAGCATCGATCGTCTTCTCCGTGTCACCCAAGACGTCCTTGGACAGCGGCGGACGATCGTAGGGCAGGTGAGTCTCTCGGCTCACGATGGTGATCGGCCCGGAGAACTCGGCACGGCGCAACTGCTCGGCTGTTCGCACCGCACCCAGCCCACCACCGATGATCAGCACTCCACGTTCCGCGTCGGTCATGGGTTTCTTCATACACGACTGGACACGCGCGATGTCAGGCCTACCGGCCGTCGCCCCTCAGCCCTGGACTTGGGCTCGGTCCACCAGGTTGGACAGCACCACAATGCTCTCGGTGCGGTCGATATCCGCGCTGGCCCGGATGCGCTCCAGTGCTCGCTCAAGGTGCTGGATATCGCGCGCCAGGACCCGCAGCATCGCGTCCGATGTTCCGGTCACCGTCGCGGCGCTGACCACCTCGGGGATATCGATCCAGGCGCGCCGCAAGGCTTCCGGTGTAATAGTGCCCTGACAGTAGATCTGGACGTAGGCCTCGGTGTTCCAGCCGACGGCGGCGCGATCGACCACCGTGGTGAAGCCCTTGATGACCCCGGTGGCCACCAACCGGTCGACCCGGCGTTTCACGGCGGGTGCCGAAAGGTTGACCTCCTCACCGATCTCGGCGAATGTCGCCCGGGCGTTGCGCATCAACAAGGTCACGATTCGCTCATCGGTGGCGTCCAGCTCCGCCATTGACCTGCCTCCTCCACGATTCGGTCCGTTCCTGCAATAGACTGCCAAAACCGGGATCTTGGCGCAATGAATCGCGCCCTGCTGCGCAATGGATAAAGATTGATTGCGGTAGACGGTCCTCATACGCTCGGTGCATGACCGTTGTACACGAGGGTGGACACCCGGCCGACTCGCCGATGACACAACCAGAACGGACGCCGACGACCCGTCACTACGTGATGGTGCCGCCGACGCACTACACCGTCGAATACGCCATCAACCCCTGGATGGACATATCCAATCCTGTTGATCCGGCGCTGGCCACCTCCCAATGGGAAGCGTTGCGCGCCACCTATGAACGGCTCGGGCACACGGTGGACATCCTGCCTCCCGTCGCGGGCCTGCCGGACATGGTCTACGCCGCCAATGGCGGAATCGTTCTGCGTGGCAACGCCGTTGTCGCGCAGTTCAAACATGCCGAACGTGCGGGTGAGTCCGAAGCACACGCCACGTGGATGCGTCAGCACGGATTGCAGCCGAGGCACTCGCACTACACCAATGAAGGGCAGGGCGACTTCCTACTGGCCGGCGACGTCATGTTGGCGGGCACGGGCTTCCGCACCGATGTCAGATCACACTCCGAGATTGGACAGATGCTCGACATCGAGGTGGTGACGCTGGAGCTCGTGGATCCCCGGTTCTATCACCTGGACACCGCGCTGGCGGTGCTGGATTCGCACACGGTGGCCTACTACCCGCCGGCATTCAGTGAGGACTCGCAGGCGCGACTGCGGTCCATGTACCCCGACGCGATCATCGCCGGCTCCACCGATGCCTATGTACTCGGTATGAACGCCGTCTCCGACGGCCGGCACGTCATGCTGCCCGCCGCGGCGACCGGATTCGCCGCGCAGCTGCGCGCGGCCGGGTTCGAACCGATCGGCATCGATCTTTCCGAGCTACTCAAGGGTGGCGGATCGGTGAAATGTTGCACACTGGAGCTGCACTCGTGACCGTCACGGAGGCCCCCGGCATGTCACCCGACTCATACAAGAGCGCCGAATACATCGAGCTGGCCCAGCAGTACGGCGCACATAACTACGCGCCGCTACCCGTGGTGGCCCACCGCGCCGAGGGCGCATGGATCGAAGATGTGGACGGCAAGCGGTACCTGGACTGTCTGGCCGCCTACTCCGCGGTCAATTTCGGCCACGGAAACCCGGAGATCCTCGCGACGGCACACGCGCAGCTCGACACGGTGACGCTGGTGAGCCGGGCTTTCCACTCTGATCGCCTCGGCAGGTTCTGCCGCGATCTGGCCCAGCTCTGCGGCAAGGGCATGGTGTTGCCGATGAACACCGGGGCCGAGGCCGTCGAGAGCGGCATCAAAGTCGCGCGTAAGTGGGGCACCGACGTCAAGGGAGTGCCCGCGGATCAGGCGAATATCGTGGTGGCGCACAACAACTTCCACGGCCGCACCATCAGCATAGTGAGTTTCTCCTCCGACGAGACGGCGCGCAACGGGTTCGGCCCGTTCACGCCGGGGTTCCGTGTTGTCCCGTTCGGCGATGCCGCCGCACTGGAACGCG
Coding sequences within:
- a CDS encoding NAD(P)/FAD-dependent oxidoreductase yields the protein MLIIGGGLGAVRTAEQLRRAEFSGPITIVSRETHLPYDRPPLSKDVLGDTEKTIDAVVLKPREFYDEKQIELRLDTEVTTLDPAARTVTLSDGSTLEYGEVIIATGLVPRRIPSFPDLAGIHVLRTADDSFALRADAASARRAVIVGAGFIGCEVAATLRANGVEVVLVEPQPAPLLAAIGQQLGDLVARLHRHEGVDVRVGVGVQGVEGEGRVTAVTLSDGTRLDADLVVLGIGSRPATDWLDGSGVAVDNGVLCDAVGRTGTPHVWALGDVAAWADAEGRPNRVEHWSNVADQVRALVPALLGQDQAANTVAVPYFWSDQYDVKIQSLGHLGSSDTVHLISDDGRKFLAYLERDGVLTGVVGCGMAGPVMKMRAKIAAGTPIAEVLE
- a CDS encoding Lrp/AsnC family transcriptional regulator, which gives rise to MAELDATDERIVTLLMRNARATFAEIGEEVNLSAPAVKRRVDRLVATGVIKGFTTVVDRAAVGWNTEAYVQIYCQGTITPEALRRAWIDIPEVVSAATVTGTSDAMLRVLARDIQHLERALERIRASADIDRTESIVVLSNLVDRAQVQG
- the ddaH gene encoding dimethylargininase; translation: MTVVHEGGHPADSPMTQPERTPTTRHYVMVPPTHYTVEYAINPWMDISNPVDPALATSQWEALRATYERLGHTVDILPPVAGLPDMVYAANGGIVLRGNAVVAQFKHAERAGESEAHATWMRQHGLQPRHSHYTNEGQGDFLLAGDVMLAGTGFRTDVRSHSEIGQMLDIEVVTLELVDPRFYHLDTALAVLDSHTVAYYPPAFSEDSQARLRSMYPDAIIAGSTDAYVLGMNAVSDGRHVMLPAAATGFAAQLRAAGFEPIGIDLSELLKGGGSVKCCTLELHS